In one Cygnus atratus isolate AKBS03 ecotype Queensland, Australia chromosome 14, CAtr_DNAZoo_HiC_assembly, whole genome shotgun sequence genomic region, the following are encoded:
- the LOC118254979 gene encoding F-box/LRR-repeat protein 21-like, producing MMKRARQKVVVENQIPQTSQKNKKQKTCFSKSDPFASVDWGSLPHHVILCIFQFLPLVDRARASSVCRRWNEVFHIPDLWRRFEFELTQPATSYLKSTHPDLIQQIIKKHADHLQYVSFKVDSSTESAEAACDILSQLVNCSIKTLGLISTAKPSFMNVSKAHFASALTVVFVNSKSLSSIKIDDTPLDDPSLKVLVANNSDTLKLLKMSSCPHLSPAGVLCVADHCHGLKELALNYYILSDELLLALSSEKHVDLEHLRIDIVSENPGQVEFHTIKKQSWDAFVKHSPKVNIVMYFFLYEEEFDAFFREETPVTHLYFGRAVSKAMLGRIGMNCPRLIELVVCANGLQPLDDELIQIAERCKNLTAMGLGECEVTCRGFIEFVKVCGGRLNQLSIMEEVLIPDNDYSLDRLHLEVSKHLGRMWFPDMMPTW from the exons ATGATGAAGAGAGCTAGGCAGAAGGTTGTGGTTGAAAATCAAATTCCtcaaacatcacagaaaaacaaaaaacagaaaacttgcttCAGTAAATCTGACCCCTTTGCCTCAGTGGACTGGGGAAGCCTTCCACACCATGTTATTCTGTGCATTTTCCAGTTTCTACCTTTAGTAGATCGAGCCAGGGCATCTTCTGTTTGCCGAAGGTGGAATGAAGTTTTTCACATCCCAGATCTCTGGAGGAGATTTGAATTTGAACTTACCCAGCCAGCTACTTCTTACTTAAAGTCTACTCATCCTGATCTGATTCAGCAGATTATCAAGAAGCACGCTGATCATCTGCAGTATGTCAGCTTCAAG gttgatagtagcactgagtcagcagaagcagcctgtgACATCCTTTCTCAGTTGGTTAACTGTTCTATCAAGACATTGGGTTTGATTTCTACAGCAAAACCAAGCTTCATGAATGTCTCTAAG GCTCATTTTGCTTCAGCACTTACTGTAGTTTTTGTAAACTCCAAGTCGTTATCATCAATCAAGATAGATGACACACCACTTGATGATCCGTCCTTGAAGGTTCTTGTTGCAAACAATAGTGATACTCTAAAATTGCTAAAAATGAGCAGCTGTCCTCATTTATCACCTGCTG gaGTTCTTTGTGTTGCTGACCACTGTCATGGACTTAAGGAGCTGGCTTTGAACTACTACATATTAAGTGATGAACTGTTGCTGGCTCTTTCAAGTGAAAAACATGttgaccttgaacaccttcGCATAGACATTGTGAGTGAAAATCCTGGACAAGTTGAATTTCACaccattaaaaagcaaagctgggaTGCTTTTGTTAAACACTCCCCCAAAGTCAACATTGTGATGTATTTCTTCTTATATGAAGAAGAATTTGATGCTTTCTTCAGAGAGGAAACTCCTGTTACCCACCTTTACTTTGGTCGTGCAGTAAGCAAAGCAATGTTGGGTCGAATTGGCATGAATTGCCCAAGGTTAATTGAGCTGGTTGTGTGTGCTAATGGACTTCAGCCTTTGGACGATGAACTTATTCAGATTGCTGAGCGCTGTAAGAACTTAACAGCGATGGGACTTGGTGAATGTGAAGTAACTTGCAGAGGTTTTATTGAATTTGTAAAGGTGTGTGGAGGCAGGCTTAACCAGCTCTCTATAATGGAGGAGGTACTGATTCCGGATAATGATTACAGCTTAGATCGACTTCACTTGGAAGTCTCCAAACACCTTGGAAGAATGTGGTTTCCTGATATGATGCCAACGTGGTGA
- the LOC118254925 gene encoding myeloid protein 1 — MMPALSLIALVSVLSAVFAKQLDVHPPQQQHRHWAQLCSGNPSNRIRGCDRYGCGNFGASRQGGKGERHVGVDVICADGATVYAPFSGQLSGPIRFFHNGNAIDDGVQIRGSGYCVKLVCIHPIRYHGQIQRGQQLGRMLPMQKVFPGIVSHIHVENCDRSDPTPLLTPDVPDVPPFPQQDTHWGTVCAGNPINEIRGCDNYGCGYYGAPRRGGKGGKHTGVDVICADGATVYAPFSGELSGPIKFFHNGNAIDDGVQIRGSGFCVKLLCIHPIRYHGRITKGQVLGRMLPMQRVFPGITSHIHIENCDRSDPTGNLEGGKGRRK; from the exons ATGATGCCAGCTCTCAGCCTGATCGCCCTGGTCAGCGTGCTGTCCGCTG TTTTCGCCAAGCAGCTGGATGTCCACCCTCCCCAACAACAGCACAGGCACTGGGCGCAGCTGTGCAGCGGGAATCCTTCCAACAGGATCCGAGGCTGTGACAGATACGGCTGTGGCAATTTCGGCGCTAGCAG acagGGCGGTAAAGGAGAAAGGCACGTGGGCGTGGATGTCATCTGTGCCGATGGCGCGACGGTGTACGCCCCGTTCAGCGGCCAGCTCTCCGGACCCATCAGATTCTTCCATAACGGAAACGCCATTGACGATGGAGTGCAGATCAGGGGGTCAG GTTACTGTGTAAAACTCGTCTGTATTCATCCCATCAGATACCACGGCCAAATCCAGAGAGGGCAACAACTTGGAAGAATGCTGCCAATGCAAAAAGTATTTCCTGGTATCGTGTCTCACATTCACGTTGAGAACTGCGACCGCTCCGACCCTACTCCTCTCCTCACACCTG ACGTTCCAGATGTTCCACCATTCCCACAGCAAGATACTCACTGGGGAACTGTATGTGCTGGGAATCCTATAAACGAGATAAGGGGCTGTGATAACTACGGCTGTGGATACTATGGGGCTCCAAG ACGCGGTGGTAAAGGAGGAAAGCACACAGGCGTGGATGTCATCTGTGCTGATGGAGCAACGGTGTACGCTCCCTTTTCTGGCGAGCTCTCCGGACCCATCAAATTCTTTCATAACGGAAACGCCATTGATGATGGAGTCCAAATTAGGGGATCAG GGTTCTGCGTAAAACTACTCTGCATCCACCCCATCAGATACCATGGCAGAATTACCAAGGGACAGGTCCTTGGCAGGATGTTGCCAATGCAGAGAGTATTTCCTGGGATCACATCCCACATTCACATTGAGAACTGTGATCGCTCCGATCCTACTGGCAATCTGgaaggggggaaagggagaagaaagtga
- the LOC118254870 gene encoding leukocyte cell-derived chemotaxin-2-like yields the protein MHGVTALILLIAISSVAAGQWGKICAGQPSNKIRGCDSHGCGHYNAPRGGKKHKGVDVVCTDGSAVYAPFAGKIDRQAKPYGNGNAIDNGIQLSGAGFCIKMFYIKPVKYSGTIKKGEKIGVLLPMQSVYQGITSHVHIQNCDLTNPTPNL from the exons ATGCACGGAGTCACAGCACTCATCCTTCTGATCGCCATCTCCAGTG tTGCTGCAGGCCAATGGGGGAAAATCTGCGCAGGTCAACCCTCCAACAAAATCCGAGGCTGTGACAGCCATGGCTGCGGCCACTACAACGCCCCCAG GGGAGGCAAGAAGCACAAAGGGGTGGACGTGGTGTGCACAGACGGCTCGGCGGTGTACGCGCCCTTCGCAGGGAAGATCGACAGACAGGCCAAGCCCTACGGGAACGGCAACGCCATCGACAACGGCATCCAGCTGTCAGGAGCAG GATTCTGCATTAAGATGTTTTACATCAAACCCGTCAAGTACAGCGGCACCAtcaaaaagggagagaaaatcgGCGTCCTGCTGCCCATGCAGAGTGTCTACCAAGGGATCACGTCCCACGTCCACATCCAGAACTGCGACTTAACAAACCCCACTCCCAACCTGTAA